A single region of the Manihot esculenta cultivar AM560-2 chromosome 12, M.esculenta_v8, whole genome shotgun sequence genome encodes:
- the LOC110628224 gene encoding mitochondrial proton/calcium exchanger protein isoform X1, whose product MASRAILRRKRSLFSFLNQPACLVRSFSSFEHGQPPQSSVLEGSSWITSHPSENNDSRYKGNRKADFDSSSGIRWFSRSVRFSSTVTAGQPKFGSGNSRKADVDSSSGIRWCLQSVHFSSTAADGQPKFGSGNDRNEQQAAKQVKEASPEECDEAVEDLSEVKAKAKAKQVQELQKSYKSVMQRMWAMLLGIGPALKAVASMGREDWAEKLHHWRDEFKSTMQHYWLGIKLLWADIRISSRLLVKLANGKGLSRRERQQLTRTTADIFRLVPFAVFIIVPFMEFLLPVFLKLFPNMLPSTFQDKMKEQEALKRKLNARMEYAKFLQDTVKEMAKEVQSSRSGETKKTAEDLDEFMNNVRTGARVSNEEILGFAKLFNDELTLDNVSRPRLVNMCKYMGISPYGTDAYLRYMLRRRLQEIKNDDKMIRAEGMESLSESELRHACRDRGLLGVLSVEEMRQQLRDWLDLSLNHSVPSSLLILSRAFSVSGKVKPEEAVQATISSLPDEVVDTVGVTALPSEDSVSERRRKLEFLEMQEELIKEEEEEEEEEQAKIKESVGSQKDVALEEMTIPTAREAQEQARANTLEKHEHLCELSRALAVLASASSVSREREEFLKLVKKEIVLYNSMVDKEGTEEEEEAKKAYKAAREESDHAVETAIADKVSSALIDRVDAMLQKLEKEIDDVDAKIGDRWRLLDRDYDGKVTPEEVASAAMYLKDHLGKEGIQDLISNLSKDREGKISVEDIVKLGSEMEDDETTEEGKEKHRI is encoded by the exons ATGGCTTCAAGGGCTATCTTGCGGAGGAAGAGATCCCTCTTCAGTTTCCTGAATCAACCAGCTTGCTTGGTTAGGAGCTTTTCAAGTTTTGAACATGGGCAGCCTCCCCAATCAAGTGTCTTGGAGGGATCAAGCTGGATTACCAGTCACCCATCTGAAAATAATGATAGTAGATATAAAGG GAACAGGAAGGCAGATTTTGATTCTTCTTCAGGAATTAGGTGGTTTTCACGGTCTGTTCGTTTTTCTTCAACTGTCACAGCTGGTCAACCTAAATTTGGCAGTGGTAATAGCAGAAAGGCAGATGTTGATTCTTCTTCAGGAATTAGGTGGTGTTTGCAGTCTGTACATTTTTCTTCAACTGCTGCAGATGGTCAACCTAAATTTGGCAGTGGCAATGACAGAAATGAACAACAGGCTGCTAAGCAGGTGAAGGAAGCTTCACCAGAGGAGTGCGACGAAGCTGTTGAAGATTTAAGTGAGGTAAAGGCCAAGGCAAAAGCTAAGCAGGTGCAAGAGTTACAAAAGAGTTATAAATCAGTAATGCAGAGGATGTGGGCTATGCTTCTGGGTATTGGTCCTGCTTTGAAAGCTGTTGCTTCAATGGGCAG GGAAGACTGGGCTGAGAAGTTGCACCATTGGAGGGATGAGTTCAAGTCTACAATGCAACACTATTGGTTGGGCATAAAGCTACTGTGGGCTGATATTAGGATAAGCTCAAGGTTACTGGTGAAACTTGCCAATGGGAAGGGTCTTTCTAGAAGGGAAAGGCAACAGCTTACACGCACCACAGCTGATATATTTAGGCTAGTCCCTTTTGCAGTTTTTATTATAGTTCCATTCATGGAATTCTTGCTGCCAGTATTCCTAAAATTGTTTCCCAACATGTTGCCATCAACCTTCCAAGACAAGATGAAAGAACAG GAGGCATTGAAAAGGAAGCTGAATGCTAGAATGGAATATGCTAAGTTTCTTCAAGACACTGTTAAAGAAATGGCAAAAGAAGTCCAGAGCTCAAGAAGTGGAGAAACTAAGAAAACAGCAGAAGATCTTGAtgaatttatgaacaat GTTAGAACAGGTGCACGTGTTTCCAATGAAGAAATTTTAGGCTTTGCCAAGTTATTTAATGATGAGCTTACTTTGGATAATGTCAGCAG ACCTCGATTAGTAAATATGTGCAAGTATATGGGTATCAGCCCTTATGGAACTGATGCATATCTACGTTATATGCTTCGGAGGAGACTGCAAGA GATTAAGAATGATGACAAGATGATTCGAGCTGAGGGTATGGAGTCCCTTTCAGAATCTGAGCTTCGTCATGCTTGTAGAGATCGAGGGTTACTTGGAGTGCTTTCAGTTGAAGAAATGCGGCAACAG CTACGTGATTGGCTGGATTTGTCTCTGAATCATTCCGTTCCATCTTCTCTGTTGATTTTGTCTAG AGCCTTCTCTGTCTCTGGAAAGGTTAAGCCAGAAGAAGCTGTTCAGGCTACAATCTCATCTCTTCCGGATGAAGTTGTGGATACTGTTGGGGTTACAGCTTTGCCATCTGAAGATTCAGTTTCAGAGAGGAGAAGAAAGTTGGAGTTCCTAGAAATGCAGGAAGAGCTGATCAAG gaggaggaagaggaagaagaagaggagcaGGCCAAGATAAAGGAATCTGTTGGTAGCCAAAAAGATGTAGCTTTGGAGGAGATGACTATTCCAACAGCTAGAGAAGCTCAAGAACAAGCCAGAGCAAACACATTGGAGAAACATGAGCACCTTTGTGAGCTTAGTCGTGCATTAGCTGTTTTAGCTTCAGCATCT TCCGTCAGCAGAGAGCGTGAAGAATTCTTGAAACTTGTTAAGAAGGAG ATAGTCCTCTATAATAGCATGGTGGACAAAGAAGGgacagaagaggaagaagaagctaAAAAGGCATACAAAGCTGCCAGAGAGGAGAGTGACCATGCTGTGGAGACAGCCATAGCCGACAAGGTTTCTTCAGCACTGATTGATAGA GTAGATGCTATGCTTCAAAAGCTTGAAAAAGAAATTGATGATGTGGACGCAAAAATTGGAGATCGATGGCGCTTGCTTGATAG
- the LOC110628224 gene encoding LETM1 domain-containing protein YLH47, mitochondrial isoform X2 has translation MASRAILRRKRSLFSFLNQPACLVRSFSSFEHGQPPQSSVLEGSSWITSHPSENNDSRYKGNRKADFDSSSGIRWFSRSVRFSSTVTAGQPKFGSGNSRKADVDSSSGIRWCLQSVHFSSTAADGQPKFGSGNDRNEQQAAKQVKEASPEECDEAVEDLSEVKAKAKAKQVQELQKSYKSVMQRMWAMLLGIGPALKAVASMGREDWAEKLHHWRDEFKSTMQHYWLGIKLLWADIRISSRLLVKLANGKGLSRRERQQLTRTTADIFRLVPFAVFIIVPFMEFLLPVFLKLFPNMLPSTFQDKMKEQEALKRKLNARMEYAKFLQDTVKEMAKEVQSSRSGETKKTAEDLDEFMNNVRTGARVSNEEILGFAKLFNDELTLDNVSRPRLVNMCKYMGISPYGTDAYLRYMLRRRLQEIKNDDKMIRAEGMESLSESELRHACRDRGLLGVLSVEEMRQQLRDWLDLSLNHSVPSSLLILSRAFSVSGKVKPEEAVQATISSLPDEVVDTVGVTALPSEDSVSERRRKLEFLEMQEELIKEEEEEEEEEQAKIKESVGSQKDVALEEMTIPTAREAQEQARANTLEKHEHLCELSRALAVLASASSVSREREEFLKLVKKEIPTVVEPKRLEDQEKLILYKNEKEILKAR, from the exons ATGGCTTCAAGGGCTATCTTGCGGAGGAAGAGATCCCTCTTCAGTTTCCTGAATCAACCAGCTTGCTTGGTTAGGAGCTTTTCAAGTTTTGAACATGGGCAGCCTCCCCAATCAAGTGTCTTGGAGGGATCAAGCTGGATTACCAGTCACCCATCTGAAAATAATGATAGTAGATATAAAGG GAACAGGAAGGCAGATTTTGATTCTTCTTCAGGAATTAGGTGGTTTTCACGGTCTGTTCGTTTTTCTTCAACTGTCACAGCTGGTCAACCTAAATTTGGCAGTGGTAATAGCAGAAAGGCAGATGTTGATTCTTCTTCAGGAATTAGGTGGTGTTTGCAGTCTGTACATTTTTCTTCAACTGCTGCAGATGGTCAACCTAAATTTGGCAGTGGCAATGACAGAAATGAACAACAGGCTGCTAAGCAGGTGAAGGAAGCTTCACCAGAGGAGTGCGACGAAGCTGTTGAAGATTTAAGTGAGGTAAAGGCCAAGGCAAAAGCTAAGCAGGTGCAAGAGTTACAAAAGAGTTATAAATCAGTAATGCAGAGGATGTGGGCTATGCTTCTGGGTATTGGTCCTGCTTTGAAAGCTGTTGCTTCAATGGGCAG GGAAGACTGGGCTGAGAAGTTGCACCATTGGAGGGATGAGTTCAAGTCTACAATGCAACACTATTGGTTGGGCATAAAGCTACTGTGGGCTGATATTAGGATAAGCTCAAGGTTACTGGTGAAACTTGCCAATGGGAAGGGTCTTTCTAGAAGGGAAAGGCAACAGCTTACACGCACCACAGCTGATATATTTAGGCTAGTCCCTTTTGCAGTTTTTATTATAGTTCCATTCATGGAATTCTTGCTGCCAGTATTCCTAAAATTGTTTCCCAACATGTTGCCATCAACCTTCCAAGACAAGATGAAAGAACAG GAGGCATTGAAAAGGAAGCTGAATGCTAGAATGGAATATGCTAAGTTTCTTCAAGACACTGTTAAAGAAATGGCAAAAGAAGTCCAGAGCTCAAGAAGTGGAGAAACTAAGAAAACAGCAGAAGATCTTGAtgaatttatgaacaat GTTAGAACAGGTGCACGTGTTTCCAATGAAGAAATTTTAGGCTTTGCCAAGTTATTTAATGATGAGCTTACTTTGGATAATGTCAGCAG ACCTCGATTAGTAAATATGTGCAAGTATATGGGTATCAGCCCTTATGGAACTGATGCATATCTACGTTATATGCTTCGGAGGAGACTGCAAGA GATTAAGAATGATGACAAGATGATTCGAGCTGAGGGTATGGAGTCCCTTTCAGAATCTGAGCTTCGTCATGCTTGTAGAGATCGAGGGTTACTTGGAGTGCTTTCAGTTGAAGAAATGCGGCAACAG CTACGTGATTGGCTGGATTTGTCTCTGAATCATTCCGTTCCATCTTCTCTGTTGATTTTGTCTAG AGCCTTCTCTGTCTCTGGAAAGGTTAAGCCAGAAGAAGCTGTTCAGGCTACAATCTCATCTCTTCCGGATGAAGTTGTGGATACTGTTGGGGTTACAGCTTTGCCATCTGAAGATTCAGTTTCAGAGAGGAGAAGAAAGTTGGAGTTCCTAGAAATGCAGGAAGAGCTGATCAAG gaggaggaagaggaagaagaagaggagcaGGCCAAGATAAAGGAATCTGTTGGTAGCCAAAAAGATGTAGCTTTGGAGGAGATGACTATTCCAACAGCTAGAGAAGCTCAAGAACAAGCCAGAGCAAACACATTGGAGAAACATGAGCACCTTTGTGAGCTTAGTCGTGCATTAGCTGTTTTAGCTTCAGCATCT TCCGTCAGCAGAGAGCGTGAAGAATTCTTGAAACTTGTTAAGAAGGAG ATACCCACTGTTGTAGAACCAAAAAGATTAGAGGATCAAGAGAAGCtaattctttataaaaatgAGAAAGAAATTCTCAAAGCAAGATGA